The proteins below come from a single Anguilla rostrata isolate EN2019 chromosome 3, ASM1855537v3, whole genome shotgun sequence genomic window:
- the rmnd5b gene encoding E3 ubiquitin-protein transferase RMND5B, whose protein sequence is MEQCACVERELEKVLHRFVMYGHLSEESLDELLRYVCELRGQLVTFGVQDADLSVLSQSMAQCCKNIKDTVQMLASRHKDIHGSVSKVGKAIDRNFDAEVSAVVAETVWDSPERQKYLSETIVEHLYRQGMLSVAEDLCQESGVVIDMSLKQPFLELNRILEALRMQDLRPALEWAVANRQRLLDLNSTLEFKLHRLYFISLLNGGMANQLEALQYARHFQPFASQHQRDIQILMGSLVYLRHGIEKSPYRSLLETNQWAEICSIFTRDACSLLGLSVESPLSVSFASGCMALPVLMNIKQVIEQRQCSGVWTHKDELPIEIDLGKKCWYHSVFACPILRQQTSESNPPMKLICGHVISRDALNKLTNAGKLKCPYCPMEQDPSDAKQIFF, encoded by the exons ATGGAGCAGTGCGCGTGCGTGGAGCGAGAGTTGGAGAAGGTGCTCCACAGGTTCGTCATGTACGGACACCTGTCGGAGGAAAGCCTGGACGAGCTGCTGCGATACGTCTGCGAACTACGAGGACAGCTGGTCACCTTCG GTGTGCAGGATGCagacctctctgtgctgtcacAATCCATGGCGCAGTGCTGTAAGAATATCAAAGACACAGTGCAGATGTTGGCATCCCGCCACAAGGACATCCACGGCAGCGTCTCGAAAGTTGGCAAGGCCATTGACCGG AACTTTGATGCAGAGGTGAGCGCCGTGGTGGCCGAGACGGTGTGGGACTCCCCGGAGAGGCAGAAGTACCTGAGCGAGACCATTGTGGAGCACCTGTACCGCCAGGGCATGCTCAGCGTGGCCGAGGACCTGTGCCAG GAATCGGGGGTGGTGATTGATATGAGCCTGAAGCAGCCGTTCTTGGAGCTGAATCGAATTCTGGAGGCTCTGAGAATGCAGGACCTCAGACCAGCGCTGGA GTGGGCCGTAGCGAATCGGCAGAGGCTGCTGGACCTGAACAGCACTCTGGAGTTCAAGCTGCACCGGCTTTACTTCATCAGCCTGCTGAACGGCGGCATGGCCAACCAGCTGGAGGCGCTGCAGTACGCCCGCCACTTCCAGCCCTTCGCCTCCCAGCACCAGAGAG ACATACAGATCCTCATGGGCAGTCTGGTGTACCTGCGGCACGGCATCGAGAAGTCGCCCTACCGCAGTCTCCTGGAGACCAACCAGTGGGCGGAGATCTGCAGCATCTTCACCCGCGACGCCTGCTCCCTCCTGGGCCTGTCCGTGGAGTCGCCCCTCAGCGTGAG ctTTGCATCTGGATGCATGGCCCTGCCTGTGCTCATGAATATTAAGCAGGTGATTGAACAGAGACAGTGCAGTGGAGTCTGGACGCACAAAGATGAGCTACCG ATTGAGATTGACCTGGGAAAGAAGTGCTGGTACCACTCGGTGTTCGCCTGCCCCATCCTGCGGCAGCAGACCTCCGAAAGCAACCCGCCCATGAAGCTGATCTGCGGCCACGTCATCTCCCGCGACGCCCTCAACAAGCTCACCAACGCGGGGAA GCTGAAGTGTCCGTACTGTCCCATGGAGCAGGACCCGTCAGACGCCAAGCAGATCTTCTTTTGA
- the LOC135250271 gene encoding ras-related protein Rab-24-like isoform X1 codes for MSSQRVDAKVVLLGKEYVGKTSLVERYVHKRFHGGPYQNTIGAAFVAKPIQVGDKVLTLGIWDTAGAERYEAMSRIYYRGACAAIVCYDLTDSSSFVRLKFWVKELQNCEQQCKIYLCGTKSDLIEADRSIRQVDYHDAQDYAEEVKAEIFETSSKTGRNVDELFQKVAEDFHNSTAFQVMTGTTILLHKEREMDQRQRKSCCHH; via the exons ATGAGCAGCCAGCGTGTGGATGCCAAGGTAGTGCTGCTTGGTAAGGAGTATGTGGGGAAGACCAGCCTGGTGGAGAGATATGTGCACAAACGCTTCCATGGTGGGCCGTATCAGAAT ACAATTGGTGCAGCATTTGTTGCCAAGCCCATCCAGGTGGGAGACAAAGTACTGACCTTGGGAATCTGG GATACAGCTGGAGCGGAGCGCTATGAAGCCATGAGCAGGATTTACTACAGGGGAGCGTGTGCAGCCATCGTGTGCTACG ATCTGACCGACAGCAGCAGCTTTGTGCGACTGAAGTTCTGGGTCAAGGAGCTACAGAACTGTGAACAG CAATGTAAGATTTACCTGTGTGGCACAAAGAGTGACCTCATCGAGGCCGACCGCAGCATAAGGCAGGTGGACTACCACGATGCCCAGGACTACGCGGAGG AAGTGAAGGCGGAGATATTCGAGACCTCCAGTAAGACAGGCCGTAATGTCG ATGAGCTTTTCCAGAAGGTAGCAGAGGACTTCCACAACAGCACAGCCTTCCAGGTTATGACAG GAACCACAATCCTTTTACACA aggagagggagatggaccAGCGTCAGCGGAAAAGCTGCTGCCACCACTGA
- the LOC135250271 gene encoding ras-related protein Rab-24-like isoform X2 produces the protein MSSQRVDAKVVLLGKEYVGKTSLVERYVHKRFHGGPYQNTIGAAFVAKPIQVGDKVLTLGIWDTAGAERYEAMSRIYYRGACAAIVCYDLTDSSSFVRLKFWVKELQNCEQQCKIYLCGTKSDLIEADRSIRQVDYHDAQDYAEEVKAEIFETSSKTGRNVDELFQKVAEDFHNSTAFQVMTEEREMDQRQRKSCCHH, from the exons ATGAGCAGCCAGCGTGTGGATGCCAAGGTAGTGCTGCTTGGTAAGGAGTATGTGGGGAAGACCAGCCTGGTGGAGAGATATGTGCACAAACGCTTCCATGGTGGGCCGTATCAGAAT ACAATTGGTGCAGCATTTGTTGCCAAGCCCATCCAGGTGGGAGACAAAGTACTGACCTTGGGAATCTGG GATACAGCTGGAGCGGAGCGCTATGAAGCCATGAGCAGGATTTACTACAGGGGAGCGTGTGCAGCCATCGTGTGCTACG ATCTGACCGACAGCAGCAGCTTTGTGCGACTGAAGTTCTGGGTCAAGGAGCTACAGAACTGTGAACAG CAATGTAAGATTTACCTGTGTGGCACAAAGAGTGACCTCATCGAGGCCGACCGCAGCATAAGGCAGGTGGACTACCACGATGCCCAGGACTACGCGGAGG AAGTGAAGGCGGAGATATTCGAGACCTCCAGTAAGACAGGCCGTAATGTCG ATGAGCTTTTCCAGAAGGTAGCAGAGGACTTCCACAACAGCACAGCCTTCCAGGTTATGACAG aggagagggagatggaccAGCGTCAGCGGAAAAGCTGCTGCCACCACTGA
- the n4bp3 gene encoding NEDD4-binding protein 3-A, producing the protein MATATQTLPLSCTPSRRFRDPYPAQPPPLLSHCTMGSVGSLVERPEVSPERLKSGRAGPQAGARQQDGPLRKGFTQRELLNYLNIAKKEQKPGGKHIISSISSIKREHGREEENVYSKVYHKDARELDLGKNSLPIGGKYEKSRFRPSAFKPVTPKTFSSVQNLYPSKSEDLDSGLSNGLQVTFAKVASAGVSTSSSSSSPSRHAAGGVAKAPLAAARGLSQEDESMSDSGHNSMNSLPPYRPPFRPHLGQISASMGHIDHIGSLDRASASTATEGSCPGGMPALGRLRVYGSEAPPPYELSQSLEDVVRDLEDRLLEKEHELKQMRRNLDESEGAIAQVFEGKQRLWEKEVEELRRLYAAKLRQVSQHAQRSTRSLQLQLYKVQQERRRLQDDLEALQNRTPGGHAQEPHPQLEETQWEVCQKSGEISLLKQQVRDAQAEVAQKLSEIFHLKTQLREARGEGRAKDAQIQLLQQALQGEGPGGGAEARGTGPGGGAEERLRAELLLERRQSEAQASAFEAERRTWQAEKDKVIRYQKELQASYLDMFHRNQALERELAELRGGAEGGEGGGAGDGEAEGGDRLPPGLPWIDRIESSEI; encoded by the exons ATGGCCACAGCCACCCAGACTCTGCCTTTGTCCTGCACTCCCAGCCGGCGTTTCAGAGACCCCTACCCCGCCCAACCCCCGCCTCTCCTGTCCCACTGCACCATGGGAAGTGTAGGCAGTCTGGTGGAGAGGCCGGAGGTGAGCCCGGAGCGGCTGaagagcgggcgggcggggccgcaGGCGGGCGCGCGGCAGCAGGACGGCCCGCTGAGGAAGGGCTTCACTCAGCGCGAGCTGCTCAACTACCTGAACATCGCCAAGAAGGAGCAGAAGCCCGGCGGGAAGCACAtcatctcctccatctcctccatcaAGAGGGAGCACGGCCGCGAGGAGGAGAACGTCTACAGCAAGGTCTACCACAAGGACGCCCGCGAGCTCGACCTGGGAAAGAACTCCCTGCCCATCGGGGGCAAGTACGAGAAG TCTCGTTTCAGGCCCTCCGCCTTCAAGCCAGTCACCCCTAAGACCTTCAGCTCGGTGCAGAACCTCTACCCTTCCAAAAGTGAGGATCTGGACTCGGGTCTGTCCAACGGGCTGCAGGTGACCTTCGCCAAGGTGGCCTCCGCGGGggtctccacctcctcctcctcctcctcgccctcgCGCCACGCCGCGGGGGGCGTGGCCAAAGCCCCGTTGGCAGCGGCGAGGGGGCTGAGCCAGGAGGACGAGAGCATGTCGGACTCGGGGCACAACTCCATGAACAGCCTGCCCCCGTACCGGCCCCCCTTCCGCCCCCACCTGGGCCAGATCAGCGCCTCCATGGGCCACATCGACCACATCGGCTCCCTGGACCGCGCCTCCGCCTCCACCGCCACCGAGGGCTCCTGCCCCGGCGGCATGCCGGCGCTGGGCCGCCTGCGGGTGTACGGCagcgaggccccgcccccttacgAGCTGTCGCAGTCGCTGGAGGACGTGGTGCGGGACCTGGAGGACCGGCTCCTGGAGAAGGAGCACGAGCTGAAGCAGATGAGGAGGAACCTGGACGAGAGCGAGGGAGCCATCGCACAG GTGTTTGAGGGGAAGCAGAGGCTGTGggagaaggaggtggaggagctgaggaggTTGTACGCGGCCAAGCTGCGCCaggtatcccagcatgcccagCGGTCGACGCGctcgctgcagctgcagctgtacaAGGTCCAGCAGGAGCGCCGCCGTCTCCAGGACGACCTGGAGGCCCTGCAGAACCGTACCCCCGGAGGCCACGCGCAGGAACCGCACCCACAACTGGAGGAGACGCAgtgggag gtgtGCCAGAAGTCGGGCGAGATCTCCCTGCTGAAGCAGCAGGTGCGGGACGCCCAGGCCGAGGTGGCCCAGAAGCTGAGCGAGATCTTCCACCTGAAGACCCAGCTGCGCGAGGCCcggggcgaggggcgggccAAGGACGCTCAGatccagctgctgcagcaggccctgcagggggaggggccggggggcggggccgaggccAGGGGGACggggcccgggggcggggctgaggagCGCCTGAGGgcggagctgctgctggagcggCGGCAGAGCGAGGCACAGGCCTCCGCCTTCGAGGCGGAGCGACGCACCTGGCAGGCGGAGAAGGACAAGGTCATCCGCTACCAGAAGGAGCTGCAGGCCAGCTACCTGGATATGTTCCACAGGAACCAAGCCCTGGAGAGGGAGCTGGCCgagctgaggggcggggccgagggcggggaaggaggcggggccggggacGGGGAGGCGGAGGGAGGAGACAGACTGCCCCCAGGCCTGCCCTGGATTGATAGGATCGAGTCATCCGAAATCTGA
- the LOC135250271 gene encoding ras-related protein Rab-24-like isoform X3, with protein MTCGRGYFHTGSAQRHAHRPECVQTNRHCCYFGSWRRFTKLCEEQRYQQSHCKPGIPDLTDSSSFVRLKFWVKELQNCEQQCKIYLCGTKSDLIEADRSIRQVDYHDAQDYAEEVKAEIFETSSKTGRNVDELFQKVAEDFHNSTAFQVMTGTTILLHKEREMDQRQRKSCCHH; from the exons ATGACCTGTGGGAGGGGCTATTTTCATACTGGCTCAGCCCAAAGACACGCTCACCGCCCTGAATGtgtacagacaaacagacactgtTGCTATTTTGGGAGCTGGAGGCGCTTCACAAAGCTGTGTGAAGAACAGAGGTACCAGCAGTCACACTGCAAGCCTGGCATTCCAG ATCTGACCGACAGCAGCAGCTTTGTGCGACTGAAGTTCTGGGTCAAGGAGCTACAGAACTGTGAACAG CAATGTAAGATTTACCTGTGTGGCACAAAGAGTGACCTCATCGAGGCCGACCGCAGCATAAGGCAGGTGGACTACCACGATGCCCAGGACTACGCGGAGG AAGTGAAGGCGGAGATATTCGAGACCTCCAGTAAGACAGGCCGTAATGTCG ATGAGCTTTTCCAGAAGGTAGCAGAGGACTTCCACAACAGCACAGCCTTCCAGGTTATGACAG GAACCACAATCCTTTTACACA aggagagggagatggaccAGCGTCAGCGGAAAAGCTGCTGCCACCACTGA